Proteins encoded by one window of Fibrobacter succinogenes:
- a CDS encoding fibrobacter succinogenes major paralogous domain-containing protein — protein MRSLWLGIIVFTTMSVACSDDCGSSKKFVETKFSTETTVLSSASNSDAKNGFIVDARDGRTYRVVNIGGMEWMAQNLNYKTKNSYCYNDSAKYCEKYGRLYELPSPSRICPDGWHLPSSTEWGKLFRAAGGFATSAKILKSKSGWKKDGNGTDAVSFSILPAGFRNSSGTYEREGELAGFLNSTQNGPWLFNERADDAFVVYGLYGNSFSVRCLKDYVKSPMVYRIEQGTMIDSRDGQTYKTVKIVDQVWMAENLKYKMENSLCFDKKESNCNEFGRLYMWADAMKACPAGWHLPSQAEWKSLLSTVAGETGNKLKAVSSWLYDDGTDDVSFSAIPTGYCAYYERKGDWSCNSERAWAYFWGSQEFGRDNAQTMELYFDSDYAKMYTESKSNAYAVRCLKD, from the coding sequence ATGCGCTCCCTTTGGCTTGGAATTATTGTTTTTACAACGATGTCTGTCGCCTGTAGCGATGACTGCGGTTCTTCTAAAAAATTTGTAGAAACAAAGTTTTCGACTGAGACGACCGTTTTGTCTAGTGCCTCGAATTCTGATGCAAAAAATGGATTTATAGTCGATGCTCGCGATGGTCGGACCTATAGGGTTGTGAATATTGGCGGTATGGAGTGGATGGCCCAAAATTTGAACTACAAGACGAAGAACAGTTATTGCTATAACGATTCTGCAAAATATTGTGAAAAGTACGGACGGCTTTATGAGTTGCCTTCTCCTAGCAGGATTTGCCCTGACGGTTGGCATTTGCCGTCTTCAACAGAATGGGGAAAATTATTTAGAGCTGCGGGAGGATTTGCCACAAGTGCGAAGATTCTCAAATCTAAATCCGGTTGGAAAAAAGATGGCAATGGAACAGATGCTGTTTCTTTCTCGATTTTACCTGCCGGTTTCAGGAACTCTAGTGGAACTTATGAGCGCGAAGGTGAATTGGCTGGTTTCCTAAATTCCACTCAAAATGGTCCTTGGCTTTTCAACGAGCGTGCCGACGATGCTTTTGTGGTTTATGGACTCTATGGGAATAGTTTTTCTGTCCGTTGCCTTAAGGACTATGTAAAATCACCTATGGTATATAGGATAGAGCAAGGAACGATGATTGATTCTCGCGACGGTCAGACCTACAAGACTGTGAAAATTGTTGATCAGGTATGGATGGCGGAAAATCTCAAGTACAAAATGGAAAATAGTTTGTGTTTTGATAAGAAGGAAAGTAATTGTAACGAGTTTGGACGTCTATACATGTGGGCTGATGCGATGAAAGCTTGCCCTGCGGGGTGGCATCTGCCATCGCAAGCGGAGTGGAAATCGCTACTTTCGACGGTGGCCGGTGAAACAGGAAACAAGCTCAAAGCTGTTTCTAGTTGGCTTTATGATGATGGAACGGACGATGTCTCTTTTTCGGCAATTCCCACTGGTTATTGTGCGTATTATGAAAGGAAGGGGGATTGGTCTTGCAACTCAGAGCGTGCTTGGGCTTATTTCTGGGGTTCTCAGGAGTTTGGTAGAGATAACGCTCAAACTATGGAATTGTATTTTGACAGCGACTATGCAAAAATGTATACGGAAAGCAAGTCCAACGCATATGCTGTCCGTTGCCTTAAGGACTAA